A genomic region of Nostoc sp. UHCC 0702 contains the following coding sequences:
- a CDS encoding aspartate kinase: protein MALIVQKYGGTSVGSVERIQAVAQRVYKTVKAGNSLVVVVSAMGKTTDGLVKLAAEISPNPNRREMDMLLSTGEQVTIALLSMALQELGQPAISMTGAQVGIVTEAEHTRARILDIKTNRLSRHIENGKVVVVAGFQGISSVGEMEITTLGRGGSDTSAVALAAALKASFCEIYTDVPGILTTDPRLVPEAQLMDAITCDEMLELASLGAKVLHPRAVEIARNYGVPLVVRSSWTDDPGTWVTSAKVQERSLINLEIARPVDHVEFDTDQAKVALLRVPDKPGVAAKLFGEIARQNVDVDLIIQSIHEGNSNDIAFTVSTPILKRAEAVAAAIAPALRSQSNPKSEEAEVMVERNIAKVSIVGAGMIGRPGVAAKMFATLAQAKVNIEMISTSEVKVSCVVDAADCDRAVTALRTAFEIETGELLSRGAIELLSRGAGEAGEARGEKLILLSPSSPSSPSSPSSPSSPSSPSSPLVRGIALDINQARLAIRQVPDRPGMAAQLFGLLAQHNISVDMIIQSQRCRVIDNVPRRDIAFTVCQMDGETTQKILTQVAAELGWGEVVLDCAIAKVSIVGAGMVGQPGVAAKMFEALAQHQINIQMIATSEIKISCVVVQEQGVKALQVIHAAFGLAGSEKFVVRA from the coding sequence ATGGCGCTCATAGTTCAAAAATACGGTGGTACATCTGTCGGTTCAGTCGAACGCATACAAGCTGTCGCACAGCGTGTTTATAAAACTGTTAAAGCTGGAAACTCACTAGTTGTAGTGGTTTCTGCAATGGGCAAAACCACCGATGGACTCGTCAAACTCGCTGCGGAAATTTCTCCAAACCCTAACCGCCGAGAAATGGATATGCTGCTTTCCACTGGTGAACAAGTCACCATTGCTTTACTCAGCATGGCATTACAAGAACTCGGACAACCAGCAATTTCTATGACTGGCGCTCAAGTTGGAATTGTTACCGAAGCAGAACACACCCGCGCTCGAATTTTAGATATTAAAACCAATCGCCTCAGCCGCCATATCGAAAATGGGAAAGTTGTTGTGGTTGCTGGTTTTCAAGGCATATCCAGCGTCGGAGAAATGGAAATCACCACTCTCGGACGTGGTGGTTCTGATACCTCAGCAGTGGCTTTGGCAGCGGCTTTAAAAGCGAGTTTTTGTGAAATATATACAGACGTGCCAGGGATTTTAACTACAGACCCGCGTCTAGTTCCCGAAGCCCAGTTGATGGATGCAATTACCTGCGATGAAATGCTGGAATTAGCCAGCTTAGGGGCGAAAGTGCTGCATCCCCGCGCTGTAGAAATTGCTCGTAACTATGGTGTACCCCTAGTAGTCAGGTCTAGCTGGACAGATGACCCAGGTACCTGGGTGACATCAGCCAAAGTCCAAGAGCGATCGCTAATTAATTTAGAAATTGCCCGTCCGGTTGATCATGTAGAATTTGACACAGACCAGGCAAAGGTTGCTTTATTACGCGTACCAGATAAACCAGGTGTGGCAGCCAAATTATTTGGCGAAATTGCCCGGCAAAATGTAGACGTGGATTTGATTATTCAGTCAATTCATGAAGGTAATAGTAATGACATTGCTTTTACCGTGTCAACACCAATATTAAAGCGGGCAGAAGCAGTGGCAGCCGCCATCGCCCCAGCACTCAGAAGCCAATCTAACCCCAAATCTGAAGAAGCAGAGGTGATGGTAGAACGAAATATTGCCAAAGTCAGCATTGTTGGTGCAGGCATGATAGGCCGTCCTGGCGTTGCTGCCAAGATGTTCGCCACCCTAGCACAAGCAAAAGTGAACATCGAGATGATTTCTACCAGCGAAGTCAAAGTCAGTTGCGTAGTAGATGCAGCAGACTGCGATCGCGCCGTGACTGCACTTCGCACTGCCTTTGAGATCGAAACAGGGGAGCTATTGAGCAGGGGAGCTATTGAGCTATTGAGCAGGGGAGCAGGGGAAGCAGGGGAAGCAAGGGGAGAAAAATTAATTCTCTTATCCCCCTCATCTCCCTCATCCCCCTCATCCCCCTCATCTCCCTCATCCCCCTCATCCCCCTCATCTCCCCTAGTCCGTGGCATTGCCCTAGACATTAACCAAGCACGTCTTGCTATCCGCCAAGTACCAGATCGGCCAGGAATGGCGGCGCAGCTGTTTGGATTATTGGCACAACATAACATCAGCGTTGACATGATTATCCAATCTCAGCGCTGTCGGGTAATTGATAATGTTCCCAGACGGGATATTGCCTTTACAGTCTGCCAAATGGATGGGGAAACTACACAAAAAATCCTCACCCAAGTGGCAGCAGAATTAGGATGGGGTGAAGTTGTGCTAGACTGTGCGATCGCTAAGGTGAGTATTGTTGGTGCAGGCATGGTAGGACAGCCAGGTGTTGCCGCAAAAATGTTTGAAGCGCTAGCTCAACACCAAATCAATATTCAAATGATTGCTACCTCAGAAATTAAAATAAGCTGTGTAGTCGTACAAGAGCAAGGTGTTAAGGCTTTGCAAGTCATTCATGCTGCCTTTGGGCTTGCTGGTAGCGAGAAATTCGTAGTAAGAGCGTAG